In Polyodon spathula isolate WHYD16114869_AA chromosome 56, ASM1765450v1, whole genome shotgun sequence, the following are encoded in one genomic region:
- the LOC121307498 gene encoding calmodulin-regulated spectrin-associated protein 1-like, whose amino-acid sequence MNSYKTAGLRNSHTIAIFDKHILLGDVGRSSPCLSTISQASSVSMASGSIKMTSFAERKLQRINSHEAKSSTSSSQKTTPDGSECGPLPLTTWRQKRDQSPTRQSKDNVHVLASELVQLHMQLEEKRRAIETQKKKMEALSARQRLKLGKAAFLHVVKKGKAESIPQPLKPDYLSKEEPKVNGESFILSVQQSRAEEVSSNNNLQHPQEVPKEKDTQESRSTVKWARESPTPPTVLDTDNKLNSTILLDDSGSEIDMNECNRSIDMLNNAISTIQQQMMQLSLQQDLLMKQNVQSPSTTSPNGKSSPPEQKIRPAVHFMEPLSPTGNGTVRKPPRFGLGRSPRSKPTDLKFSKEKQQSAPRIITPTQSIETLPHLRHFPGNRTAKAEPEDASPISGVPVESRSVILEKGSPRSTSNVRLHDEANQRIFVLSTSKDTNNVSEQEYNECQANHLQEAELNSSDGSGKENVPFEESSKSKTQLIEVDLSDLKAPTEEGSFEIQDTSTDTMGEGDQKSVLGFFFKDEQKAEDELAKKRAAFLLKQQRKAEEARLRKGLLEAEIEQKREEARRKAEEDRIRKEEEKARRELIKQEYLRRKQQEIIEEQGQGKLKTKPKKQRPKSVHREETYSDTPSKCSSTRIPRRKQIPTACRSPGDIWGADNLSSAQSGSSLSLASAATTEAESVHSGGAASQRGDSVESFLGLSRNASRNTERDWENASTASSVASVAEYTGPKLFKEPSAKSNKTIIHNAISHCCLAGKVNEPHKNSILEVIEKCESNHLMILFRDAGCMFRSLYSYFPDTEEIHKVTGTGPKSISKKMIDKLYKYSSDRKQFNVIPAKTVSVSVDALTIHNHLWQVKRPSAPKKSGK is encoded by the exons ATGAATTCCTACAAGACAGCAGGTTTGCGAAACTCACACACGATCGCCATCTTCGACAAGCACATCCTGCTAGGCGACGT TGGCCGCTCAAGTCCTTGCCTCAGTACCATCTCCCAGGCCAGCAGTGTATCCATGGCAAGTGGGAGCATCAAGATGACCAGCTTTGCAGAGCGTAAACTTCAAAGAATTAACAGCCATGAGGCTAAGTCGAGCACCAGTAGCTCACAAAAGACTACCCCAGATGGCTCAGAATGTGGTCCTCTACCCTTGACCACTTGGAGACAGAAACGAGATCAGAGCCCTACCAGGCAGAGCAAAGACAATGTCCACGTTCTAGCTTCTGAGCTAGTACAGCTTCACATGCAGTTGGAGGAGAAAAGAAGAGCGATAGagacacagaaaaagaaaatggaagcCTTGTCTGCAAGACAAAGACTAAAGTTGGGCAAAGCAGCCTTTttgcatgttgtaaagaaagggAAAGCTGAAAGTATTCCTCAGCCCTTAAAACCAGATTACCTTTCAAAAGAGGAACCAAAGGTCAATGGGGAAAGCTTTATTTTGTCTGTGCAACAGTCTAGAGCTGAAGAAGTTTCCTCAAACAACAACCTTCAACATCCCCAAGAAGTGCCCAAAGAAAAGGATACACAAGAAAGCAGAAGTACAGTGAAATGGGCAAGAGAATCTCCAACTCCACCTACTGTCCTGGATACAGACAATAAGTTAAATTCCACAATCTTGTTGGATGACAGTGGTTCTGAAATTGACATGAATGAATGCAACCGGTCAATTGACATGTTGAATAATGCTATAAGCACCATTCAACAGCAAATGATGCAGCTTTCCCTACAGCAGGATCTACTGATGAAACAAAATGTTCAGTCTCCTAGCACAACTTCCCCCAATGGTAAAAGTAGCCCACCTGAACAAAAAATCAGGCCAGCTGTGCATTTTATGGAACCACTTTCTCCAACGGGAAATGGGACAGTGCGTAAGCCTCCTCGTTTTGGTCTGGGCCGGAGTCCTCGTTCAAAGCCGACAGACCTaaaattttcaaaagaaaaacagcagagtgCCCCTCGTATTATTACACCAACTCAAAGCATAGAAACGCTTCCTCATTTAAGACACTTCCCAGGTAACAGAACAGCTAAAGCTGAGCCAGAAGATGCAAGTCCTATCAGCGGTGTTCCTGTGGAATCGAGAAGTGTTATTTTAGAAAAGGGCTCACCGAGGTCTACTTCAAACGTCAGACTGCACGATGAGGCCAACCAGCGGATATTTGTACTTTCTACTTCTAAAGATACTAACAACGTTTCAGAGCAAGAGTATAATGAATGTCAAGCTAACCACCTACAAGAAGCAGAGTTAAACTCTTCTGATGGTTCTGGGAAGGAGAACGTTCCTTTTGAAGAGTCATCGAAAAGTAAAACTCAACTCATTGAAGTGGATCTTTCTGACTTGAAGGCACCGACTGAAGAAGGGAGCTTTGAAATTCAGGACACATCGACAGACACGATGGGCGAGGGAGACCAGAAGTCTGTTTTGGGATTCTTCTTCAAG GACGAGCAGAAAGCTGAAGATGAGCTGGCAAAAAAACGTGCTGCCTTCCTCCTGAAACAGCAGCGTAAGGCTGAGGAGGCTCGTCTGAGAAAGGGTCTGCTCGAGGCAGAGATTGAACAGAAACGCGAGGAGGCGAG GCGCAAAGCAGAGGAAGACCGAATTCGTAAGGAAGAGGAGAAGGCCCGGAGAGAGCTAATCAAACAGGAGTACCTGCGACGGAAACAACAGGAGATAATTGAGGAGCAGGGACAGGggaaactcaaaacaaaacccaaGAAGCAGAGGCCCAAGTCTGTCCACCGGGAAGAAACCTACAGCGACACTCCATCCAAGTGCTCTTCTACTC GAATACCTCGCAGAAAACAAATCCCGACTGCCTGCCGGAGTCCCGGTGACATTTGGGGAG CTGATAACTTGAGCAGTGCCCAGTCTGGCTCCAGTCTGTCTTTGGCTTCAGCAGCTACCACTGAAGCTGAGAGCGTGCACTCTGGTGGGGCTGCATCTCAGCG GGGGGATTCCGTGGAATCATTCCTTGGGCTGAGCAGAAATGCCAGCAGAAACACTGAGCGAGACTGGGAGAATGCATCGACAGCATCCTCGGTTGCATCTGTGGCTGAATACACTG GTCCAAAATTATTCAAGGAACCCAgtgcaaaatcaaacaaaacaattatccaCAATGCTATTTCACATTGCTGCTTGGCTGGAAAAGTCAATGAACCACACAAGAATTCAATTTTGGAG GTAATTGAGAAGTGCGAATCCAATCACCTAATGATCCTCTTCCGCGATGCTGGCTGCATGTTCCGTTCACTTTATTCCTACTTCCCTGACACTGAAGAGATCCACAAGGTGACAGGCACTGGGCCAAAGAGCATCAGCAAGAAAATGATCGACAAGCTTTACAAATACAGCTCTGACCGGAAACAGTTTAACGTGATCCCTGCCAAGACGGTGTCCGTCAGTGTGGACGCTCTGACCATTCACAACCATCTATGGCAAGTCAAGCGGCCGTCGGCTCCAAAGAAATCAGGGAAATGA